Proteins co-encoded in one Marinobacter qingdaonensis genomic window:
- a CDS encoding EAL domain-containing protein, whose amino-acid sequence MKEFVIRRYRSDQPKGSERSTLLRIDDEGLVLHADRHAEAVLGFEPTELQGRPVHRILASRQDDPFAPTNRHRIERGQDVLVTFRHKEGFFYTACLSLHLAMRDSDKAANASICARDTNAMDARLLKAVEDSTGSGLWELDTGSNEMAWSEGLFRVLELRPDTDITPEQALFYCQHGQARVRALFRRCIRTGRAFSLELTLLTARQNLRQVRLHGRALKADGRITRIGGTLVDQTPLSLKDQARSQADRILAATTRATPDLVAAVDRTLTLLHCNQPFRQQFAAVFGISPQTGDNLKTLLAEHPNERRLIERLWQRAFERDSFVVEMPLAQQNRELPVYEFHYQRLTNHLGEVSGAVQVARDVSQRTQPGASKEYRIRHDPVTGLMNRRAFLARLLRTLEQKTHRESCDSLLYLDLDQFERFNDRVGSGTCDRYLRELAGNLGTRVRQRDALARLSGDTFALLIENCPEPRARKIADDILALVREFEFEWQGDTLQTTASGGLLVMDQDLPGDPEQLLRQAAELCHTAKTSGRNRIHTARALARHTDDATANHQVELIRQALDRQQLTLLYQPLRPIASVTWGDHIEILCRVPGDGDEPLRPEQFLPVAERFDLAKRLDRQVIRQAIDWLGRQRLLEPRLKYCGFNLSLASVLDETFAEFMEGVVRDSRFDPSCFCLEIREAHATQYPDDVAVLCDALHRVGCRVALDGAGASVESYSLAATLPVDIIKFDRRTMQHLEHDPVQQVMVEALHRIAEVAGKQTVATFIESDTTLGKVRTLGIHYGQGFRLARPQPLSELAPAAVDLSTGRIGG is encoded by the coding sequence GTGAAAGAATTCGTCATTCGCCGCTACCGTTCCGATCAGCCCAAAGGCTCGGAGCGCAGCACCCTGCTGCGCATCGACGACGAGGGCCTGGTGCTTCACGCCGACCGTCACGCCGAGGCGGTACTGGGCTTCGAGCCGACCGAACTCCAGGGCCGGCCGGTGCACCGGATCCTGGCCTCGCGCCAGGACGACCCCTTCGCCCCAACCAACCGTCACCGGATCGAGCGGGGCCAGGACGTCCTGGTCACTTTCCGCCACAAGGAAGGCTTCTTCTACACCGCGTGTCTGAGCCTGCACCTGGCCATGCGCGACTCCGACAAGGCCGCCAACGCCAGCATCTGCGCCCGCGACACCAACGCCATGGACGCCCGACTGCTGAAAGCGGTCGAGGACAGCACCGGCTCCGGTCTCTGGGAGCTGGACACCGGCAGCAATGAAATGGCCTGGTCCGAGGGTCTGTTCCGGGTTCTGGAACTGCGCCCGGACACCGACATCACCCCGGAACAGGCGCTGTTTTACTGCCAGCATGGCCAGGCCCGGGTCCGGGCCCTGTTCCGACGCTGCATCCGCACCGGGCGGGCCTTCAGCCTGGAACTGACCCTGTTGACCGCCCGCCAGAACCTGCGCCAGGTCCGCCTGCACGGGCGGGCCCTGAAGGCCGACGGACGCATCACCCGTATTGGCGGCACCCTGGTCGACCAGACGCCGCTGAGCCTGAAGGACCAGGCCCGGAGCCAGGCCGACCGGATTCTGGCGGCCACCACCCGAGCCACCCCGGACCTGGTCGCGGCGGTCGACCGCACCCTGACCCTGCTGCACTGCAACCAGCCGTTCCGCCAGCAGTTCGCCGCGGTGTTCGGTATCAGCCCGCAGACCGGCGACAACCTGAAAACCCTGCTGGCCGAGCACCCGAATGAACGCCGCCTGATCGAACGCCTCTGGCAGCGGGCCTTCGAGCGTGACAGCTTCGTGGTGGAAATGCCCCTGGCCCAGCAGAACCGGGAACTGCCGGTGTACGAATTTCATTACCAGCGGCTGACCAATCATCTGGGGGAGGTGTCGGGCGCGGTGCAGGTGGCCCGGGATGTCAGCCAACGGACCCAACCGGGAGCCAGCAAGGAATACCGCATCCGCCACGACCCGGTGACCGGCCTGATGAACCGCCGGGCCTTTCTGGCCCGCCTGCTGCGCACACTGGAGCAGAAAACCCACCGGGAATCCTGCGACAGCCTGCTGTATCTGGATCTCGACCAATTCGAGCGCTTCAACGACCGGGTCGGCAGTGGCACCTGCGACCGCTACCTGCGGGAACTGGCCGGCAACCTGGGCACCCGGGTACGGCAACGGGACGCTCTGGCCCGGCTGTCCGGCGACACCTTCGCCCTGCTGATCGAGAACTGTCCCGAGCCCCGGGCGCGCAAGATCGCCGACGACATCCTGGCCCTGGTCCGCGAGTTCGAGTTCGAATGGCAGGGCGACACCCTGCAGACCACCGCATCCGGCGGGCTGCTGGTCATGGACCAGGACCTGCCCGGGGATCCGGAGCAACTGCTGCGCCAGGCTGCGGAACTGTGCCACACCGCCAAGACCTCGGGTCGCAACCGCATCCACACCGCCCGAGCCCTGGCCCGACACACCGACGACGCCACCGCCAACCATCAGGTGGAGCTGATTCGCCAGGCCCTGGACCGGCAGCAGTTAACCCTGCTGTACCAACCCCTCCGGCCCATCGCCAGCGTGACCTGGGGCGACCACATCGAGATCCTGTGCCGGGTACCGGGCGACGGCGACGAGCCGCTGCGGCCGGAGCAGTTCCTGCCGGTGGCCGAGCGCTTTGATTTGGCCAAGCGCCTGGACCGTCAGGTGATCCGCCAGGCCATCGACTGGCTCGGTCGCCAACGCCTGCTCGAGCCGCGCCTGAAGTACTGTGGTTTCAACCTGTCCCTGGCCAGTGTCCTGGACGAGACCTTTGCCGAGTTCATGGAGGGCGTAGTGCGGGACAGCCGGTTCGATCCGAGCTGCTTCTGTCTGGAGATCCGGGAGGCCCACGCCACCCAGTACCCCGATGATGTGGCGGTCCTGTGCGACGCCCTGCACCGGGTCGGGTGTCGGGTGGCCCTGGACGGTGCCGGAGCCTCGGTGGAGAGTTACAGCCTGGCGGCGACCTTGCCGGTGGACATCATCAAGTTCGATCGGCGCACCATGCAGCACCTGGAACACGACCCGGTGCAGCAGGTCATGGTCGAAGCCCTGCACCGGATCGCCGAGGTGGCTGGCAAACAGACGGTGGCCACCTTCATTGAGAGTGACACCACCCTGGGCAAGGTCCGGACCCTGGGCATCCACTACGGTCAGGGCTTCCGGCTGGCCCGGCCACAGCCGCTGTCAGAGCTGGCGCCGGCCGCGGTCGACCTGAGCACCGGGCGCATCGGCGGCTGA
- the argH gene encoding argininosuccinate lyase: MTDQNKPDQAATSEKPWGGRFSEPTDAFVERFTASVGFDQRLYHHDITGSIAHATMLAAVGVLTEEERDTIIEGLNGVKADIEAGTFQWSVSLEDVHMNVEARLTDRIGITGKKLHTGRSRNDQVATDIRLYLRDEIDVIAEELKRLQLGLLELAEREADTIMPGFTHLQTAQPVTFGHHLLAWYEMLVRDGERLQDCRKRVNVMPLGAAALAGTTYPIDRAMTARLLGFDRPTENSLDSVSDRDFAIEFCSFAALLMTHLSRFSEELVLWTSAQFDFIDLPDRFCTGSSIMPQKKNPDVPELVRGKTGRVNGHLISLLTLMKSQPLAYNKDNQEDKEPLFDTVDTVKGCLKAYADMIPAIRSKADNMRVAAKRGFSTATDLADYLVKKGVPFRDAHEIVGKSVAFGVAEERDLSDMTLAELQQFSDVIGEDVFDVLTLEGSVQARDHLGGTAPAQVRAAVARARKLLG, translated from the coding sequence ATGACGGATCAGAACAAGCCGGACCAGGCCGCAACCTCCGAAAAACCCTGGGGCGGACGCTTCAGCGAACCCACCGACGCCTTTGTGGAGCGGTTCACCGCCTCCGTCGGCTTCGATCAGCGTCTGTACCATCATGACATCACCGGCTCCATCGCCCACGCCACCATGCTGGCGGCGGTGGGTGTGCTGACCGAGGAAGAGCGCGACACCATCATCGAGGGCCTGAACGGGGTCAAGGCTGACATTGAGGCCGGCACTTTTCAGTGGTCGGTGAGCCTGGAAGACGTGCACATGAACGTCGAGGCCCGGCTGACCGACCGCATCGGCATCACTGGCAAGAAGCTGCACACCGGTCGCAGCCGTAACGACCAGGTGGCCACCGATATCCGCCTGTACCTGCGCGACGAGATCGACGTCATCGCCGAGGAGCTCAAGCGCCTGCAACTGGGCCTGCTGGAGCTGGCCGAGCGCGAAGCCGACACCATCATGCCCGGCTTTACCCATCTGCAGACCGCCCAGCCGGTGACCTTTGGTCATCACCTGCTGGCCTGGTACGAGATGCTGGTGCGCGACGGCGAGCGCCTGCAGGACTGTCGCAAGCGGGTCAACGTCATGCCCCTGGGCGCGGCCGCCCTGGCCGGCACCACCTACCCCATCGATCGTGCCATGACCGCCCGCCTGCTGGGCTTTGACCGGCCGACCGAGAACTCGCTGGATTCGGTCAGCGACCGGGATTTCGCCATCGAATTCTGCAGCTTTGCGGCGCTGCTGATGACCCACCTGTCCCGCTTCAGCGAGGAACTGGTGCTCTGGACCTCGGCCCAGTTCGACTTCATCGACCTGCCGGACCGGTTCTGCACCGGCTCCTCGATCATGCCCCAGAAGAAGAACCCGGATGTGCCCGAGTTGGTGCGCGGCAAGACTGGCCGGGTCAATGGCCATCTGATCAGCCTGCTGACCCTGATGAAGAGTCAGCCGCTGGCCTACAACAAGGACAACCAGGAAGACAAGGAACCGCTGTTCGACACCGTCGATACCGTCAAGGGCTGCCTGAAAGCCTACGCCGACATGATCCCGGCCATTCGCTCGAAGGCCGACAACATGCGGGTGGCGGCCAAGCGTGGTTTCTCCACCGCCACCGATCTGGCCGATTACCTGGTCAAGAAGGGCGTGCCCTTCCGCGATGCCCACGAGATTGTCGGCAAGTCCGTGGCCTTCGGCGTGGCCGAGGAGCGCGACCTGTCCGACATGACCCTGGCCGAACTGCAGCAGTTCTCGGATGTGATCGGCGAGGATGTGTTCGATGTCCTGACCCTGGAAGGCTCGGTCCAGGCCCGGGATCACCTGGGTGGCACCGCACCGGCTCAGGTGCGCGCGGCGGTGGCGCGGGCGCGCAAGCTGCTGGGCTGA
- a CDS encoding sensor histidine kinase: MLTDQGAGTSDFFVPDLCRVRAVFLLLVTSELLVLVLAIVQAEAGWIDWNYFGLLSLFVQWTTLTSAALICLLRQRLARLSVARASLSIVAIVLLDVLAFSLFADSVLHPQPGIAVWQGIAKKLLLALLIVLMVLRYFYLQHQWQQQREAEMQAHLTALQARIQPHFLFNSMNTIASLIAVNPDKAEDAVLDLSELFRASLRTFDQLIPLARELDLCKRYLAIEALRLGDRLTLDWQIGAGLEHQAIPPLTLQPLVENAVYHGIQPRPEGGTVRIEAQARGNFVYLLVQNPKPDQNDRQHEGNRMALANIQLRLQALFGEPAVLKHSHQNDIYTVTLRLPRQSANGRGNARTRT, from the coding sequence CTGCTCACCGACCAGGGCGCGGGTACCAGCGATTTCTTTGTGCCGGACCTGTGCCGGGTCCGGGCCGTGTTCCTGCTGCTGGTCACCAGCGAGTTGCTGGTACTGGTGCTGGCCATCGTCCAGGCCGAGGCGGGCTGGATCGACTGGAACTATTTCGGCCTGCTGTCGCTGTTCGTGCAATGGACCACCCTCACCAGCGCCGCGCTCATCTGCCTGCTGCGGCAACGGCTGGCGCGCCTGTCGGTGGCCCGGGCCAGTCTCAGCATCGTGGCCATCGTGCTGCTGGACGTGCTGGCCTTCAGCCTGTTCGCCGACAGCGTGCTGCACCCCCAGCCCGGGATCGCGGTCTGGCAGGGCATTGCCAAGAAACTGCTGCTGGCGCTGCTGATCGTGCTCATGGTGCTGCGCTACTTTTACCTGCAGCACCAGTGGCAGCAACAGCGCGAGGCCGAAATGCAGGCCCATCTGACCGCGCTGCAGGCGCGGATCCAGCCCCACTTCCTGTTCAACAGCATGAACACCATCGCCAGCCTGATCGCGGTGAATCCGGACAAGGCCGAGGACGCGGTGCTCGATCTGTCGGAACTGTTCCGGGCCAGCCTGCGCACGTTTGACCAGCTGATCCCCCTGGCCCGGGAACTGGATCTGTGCAAGCGTTATCTGGCCATCGAAGCCCTGCGCCTGGGCGACCGGCTGACCCTCGACTGGCAGATTGGCGCCGGCCTGGAGCACCAGGCCATCCCGCCGCTGACCCTGCAGCCGCTGGTGGAAAATGCCGTGTACCATGGCATCCAACCCCGGCCGGAGGGGGGTACCGTGCGCATCGAAGCCCAGGCCCGGGGCAATTTCGTATACTTGCTGGTGCAGAACCCGAAGCCGGACCAGAATGATCGCCAGCACGAGGGCAACCGCATGGCCCTGGCCAACATCCAGCTGCGATTGCAGGCGCTGTTCGGCGAGCCCGCGGTACTGAAGCACAGCCACCAGAACGACATTTACACCGTGACCCTGCGCCTGCCGCGCCAGAGCGCCAATGGCCGGGGCAACGCACGCACAAGGACCTGA
- a CDS encoding LytTR family DNA-binding domain-containing protein: MSTSATTTRSILIADDEPLARERLRRLVEALPGYRVCGEAADGDTALKQVAALEPDVLLLDIRMPGMDGMEAATQLEKLTNPPALIFCTAYDHYAIQAFDVRAAAYLLKPVRREALADALARTGRINRVQLKTLTDLSENDGEQIAVRTHRGTELIDLADIQHCEADQKYVTLHHSHGETVCDYTLKELETTYPRQLLRIHRHTLVGVRYIQALKRTPDGQNLVVLRDNRGQLPVSRRHASNVRQWLQEHRPG; the protein is encoded by the coding sequence ATGTCCACCAGCGCCACCACCACCCGCAGCATCCTGATTGCCGACGACGAGCCGCTGGCCCGGGAGCGGCTGCGGCGGCTGGTGGAGGCGCTCCCCGGCTACCGGGTCTGCGGCGAAGCGGCGGACGGGGACACCGCCCTGAAACAGGTGGCGGCGCTGGAGCCGGACGTGCTGCTGCTGGACATCCGCATGCCCGGCATGGACGGCATGGAGGCGGCCACCCAGCTGGAGAAACTGACCAACCCGCCGGCCCTGATCTTCTGCACCGCCTACGACCACTACGCCATCCAGGCCTTCGACGTGCGCGCGGCCGCCTACCTGCTGAAACCGGTGCGACGGGAGGCACTGGCCGACGCCCTGGCCCGCACCGGCCGGATCAACCGGGTGCAACTGAAGACCCTGACCGACCTGAGCGAGAACGACGGCGAACAGATCGCCGTGCGCACCCACCGGGGCACCGAGCTGATCGATTTGGCCGACATCCAGCACTGCGAAGCCGACCAGAAGTACGTCACCCTGCATCACAGCCACGGCGAAACCGTGTGCGATTACACCCTGAAAGAACTGGAAACCACCTACCCGCGCCAGCTGCTGCGCATCCACCGCCATACCTTGGTTGGGGTCCGCTACATCCAAGCGCTCAAGCGCACTCCGGATGGCCAGAATCTGGTGGTGCTGCGGGACAACCGGGGGCAGTTGCCGGTCAGCCGACGCCACGCCAGCAACGTGCGCCAGTGGCTGCAGGAACACCGCCCGGGCTAG
- the hemC gene encoding hydroxymethylbilane synthase: protein MSKRTLRIATRSSALALWQAEFIKAELERLNDNVDVELVKIKTQGDKILDVPLAKIGGKGLFVKELEEAMLDGRADLAVHSMKDVPMHFPDGLGLVAICEREDPTDAFVSNHYDTVDALPQGAVVGTASLRREAQLRAYRPDLQIRVLRGNVNTRLAKLDAGEYEAIVLASSGLKRLGFHDRIRYCLPDTISLPAVGQGALGIECRLDDRELRDMLSALNHVDTWDRVSAERALNRRLEGGCQVPIAAYALLEDDDTLWLRGLVGAVDGSQIFRVEGRAPRAEGERLGRELAEDLLALGADKVLADIYGHTPR from the coding sequence ATGTCCAAACGAACCCTTCGCATCGCAACCCGCAGCAGCGCCCTGGCGCTGTGGCAGGCGGAATTCATCAAGGCCGAGCTGGAGCGCCTGAACGACAACGTGGATGTGGAACTGGTCAAGATCAAAACCCAGGGCGACAAGATCCTCGACGTCCCCCTGGCCAAGATCGGTGGCAAGGGTCTGTTTGTGAAGGAGCTGGAGGAAGCGATGCTGGACGGCCGCGCCGACCTGGCGGTGCACTCCATGAAAGACGTGCCGATGCATTTTCCGGACGGTCTCGGCCTGGTCGCCATCTGCGAGCGGGAAGACCCCACCGACGCCTTTGTCAGCAACCACTACGACACCGTCGATGCCCTGCCCCAGGGTGCCGTGGTCGGCACCGCCAGCCTGCGCCGGGAAGCCCAGCTGCGCGCCTACCGGCCCGACCTGCAGATCCGGGTCCTGCGGGGCAACGTGAACACCCGCCTGGCCAAGCTGGATGCCGGCGAGTACGAGGCCATCGTGCTGGCCAGCTCCGGCCTCAAACGCCTGGGCTTCCACGACCGCATCCGCTACTGCCTGCCAGACACCATTTCCCTGCCGGCCGTGGGCCAGGGCGCCCTCGGCATCGAATGCCGGCTGGACGACCGCGAACTGCGGGACATGCTGTCGGCGCTCAATCACGTCGACACCTGGGATCGGGTAAGCGCGGAACGGGCCCTGAACCGGCGCCTCGAAGGCGGCTGCCAGGTGCCCATCGCCGCCTACGCCCTGCTGGAAGATGACGACACCCTCTGGCTCCGGGGCCTGGTTGGTGCCGTCGACGGCAGCCAGATTTTCCGGGTCGAAGGCCGGGCACCCCGGGCCGAAGGCGAACGCCTGGGCCGGGAACTGGCCGAGGACCTGCTGGCCCTCGGTGCCGACAAGGTGTTGGCCGATATCTATGGCCACACCCCACGCTGA
- a CDS encoding uroporphyrinogen-III synthase, producing MATPHAESPDLSGRRVLICRPEPEASRLARSFIDAGAEARVLSLLERTPLPETPERRTLILNLDQFTHVIAVSPYAARLLLDELDAWWPQLPTGIRWYAVGAATAKVLTDHGLSVRQPAEGWTSEALLALPSLARVSGERVLLARGEDGRELIRETLEARGAQVTALALYRRSQPDHSADTVNQLFGQFAPEAIVTLSGETLNNLIALCANSGHNLYDRLLIVPADRVAEQARVAGFEHPCIPGSLADNDIVATVAAQLNGRDGGSE from the coding sequence ATGGCCACACCCCACGCTGAGTCGCCCGACCTGAGCGGCCGGCGGGTCCTGATCTGCCGGCCCGAACCCGAGGCCTCACGCCTGGCCCGGAGTTTCATCGACGCCGGCGCCGAAGCCCGGGTCCTGTCCCTGCTGGAGCGCACGCCGTTACCGGAAACCCCGGAGCGGCGCACCCTGATCCTCAATCTGGACCAGTTCACCCACGTCATCGCCGTCAGCCCCTACGCCGCCCGGCTGCTGCTGGATGAGCTGGATGCCTGGTGGCCGCAACTGCCCACCGGCATCCGCTGGTACGCGGTCGGGGCGGCGACCGCGAAAGTCCTGACCGACCATGGCCTGAGCGTGCGCCAACCGGCCGAGGGCTGGACCAGCGAAGCCCTGCTGGCACTGCCCTCCCTGGCCCGGGTCAGCGGCGAACGGGTGCTGCTGGCCCGGGGCGAGGACGGTCGCGAGCTGATCCGCGAGACCCTGGAAGCCCGGGGCGCCCAGGTCACCGCCCTGGCCCTGTACCGACGCAGCCAACCGGATCATTCGGCCGACACCGTCAACCAACTGTTCGGCCAGTTCGCCCCGGAGGCCATTGTCACCCTGTCGGGCGAAACCTTGAACAATCTCATCGCACTATGTGCGAATAGCGGCCATAATCTATACGATAGGTTATTGATTGTTCCCGCAGATCGGGTCGCCGAGCAGGCTCGCGTCGCGGGATTCGAACATCCGTGCATACCAGGAAGCCTTGCCGACAACGACATCGTGGCCACCGTTGCAGCGCAACTGAACGGCCGGGACGGTGGCTCCGAATAA
- a CDS encoding uroporphyrinogen-III C-methyltransferase yields the protein MTETTDQLPATLTPEPAKHQKLWPVWLIALLALALAIALALWSWQQWNNHQSLQQTLQQLQQDTSQLEDLYGDRGSQQAQRLQSLEQKLAAQRELIATQQRQIDHNARELLEAGNRTRTDWLLAEAEYLLRIANQRLQIEKDIRGALSALEAADEVLNESDDIGVYPVRQQLAKEILALKGIAGVDRTGLYLKLEAAIDSVHQLTDQALINGQGPGFGTAGTGGDGDTSAADNALVEAWGDFKTTLKQVVVVRRMDEPVKPLLSPDQSAYARLNLQLMLEEAEMAVLRGNQPLYQRALTKASATIQDWYDDSNPRVRAIATTLDELAERDVDPTLPDISQSLGLLKERLAGRLAANNGNQGEAPAGNQGNGGDDS from the coding sequence GTGACTGAGACAACAGACCAACTGCCCGCCACCCTCACCCCGGAACCCGCCAAACACCAGAAACTCTGGCCGGTCTGGCTGATTGCCCTGCTGGCACTGGCGCTGGCCATTGCCCTGGCGCTGTGGAGCTGGCAACAGTGGAACAATCACCAGTCGCTGCAACAGACCCTGCAACAACTTCAGCAGGACACCTCGCAACTGGAGGATCTGTACGGTGATCGGGGCAGCCAGCAGGCCCAGCGGCTGCAGAGTCTGGAACAGAAACTGGCGGCCCAGCGCGAACTGATTGCCACCCAGCAGCGGCAGATCGACCACAACGCCCGGGAACTGCTGGAAGCCGGCAACCGGACCCGGACCGACTGGCTGCTGGCCGAGGCCGAATACCTGCTGCGCATCGCCAACCAGCGCCTGCAGATCGAAAAAGACATCCGCGGCGCCCTGTCCGCCCTGGAAGCCGCCGACGAAGTGCTGAACGAGTCCGACGACATCGGCGTCTATCCGGTGCGCCAGCAGCTGGCCAAGGAAATCCTGGCGCTCAAGGGCATCGCCGGCGTCGACCGCACCGGCCTTTACCTGAAACTGGAAGCGGCCATCGACAGCGTCCACCAACTGACCGACCAGGCCCTGATCAACGGCCAGGGGCCAGGCTTCGGCACCGCAGGCACAGGTGGTGATGGTGACACAAGCGCCGCCGACAATGCCCTGGTCGAGGCCTGGGGCGACTTCAAGACCACCCTGAAACAGGTGGTGGTGGTGCGGCGCATGGACGAGCCGGTCAAACCCCTGCTGTCGCCGGACCAGAGTGCCTACGCCCGGCTGAACCTGCAGCTGATGCTGGAAGAGGCGGAAATGGCGGTACTGCGGGGCAACCAACCGCTGTATCAGCGGGCCCTGACCAAAGCCAGCGCCACCATCCAGGACTGGTACGACGACAGCAATCCCCGGGTGCGGGCCATCGCCACCACCCTGGACGAGCTGGCCGAGCGCGACGTGGATCCGACCCTGCCGGACATCAGCCAGTCCCTGGGCCTGCTGAAAGAACGCCTGGCCGGCCGACTGGCCGCCAACAACGGCAACCAGGGTGAAGCCCCGGCGGGCAATCAGGGCAACGGAGGCGACGATTCATGA